The genomic stretch TCTCCAGGACGCGCCAGCCCTTGTCCTGATCGGCCCGCTTCTTGGACAGGACGATCTGGCTGTTGGGCAGGTCGACGCGCACGACGTACGCTTCGATCTGCTCGCCGGACTTGTACATTTCCTGGGCCTGCTCCAGCGTGACGGGCTCGTCGCCCAGCTGGTTCAGGGGGATGATGCCTTCGACCTTGGCGCCGATATCCACGGCAATGCCTTCCTGGCCGATGAACACGATGGTCCCGTCGACGATGTCGCCGCGGCTGACGTTCTGGGGCTCCTGCGCCTCACTGGCGAGGATGTCCTCCATGGTCATCGCGGGGTACTCGCGCTCCTCCACGGGGGTGGGGGTGCTGGGGGTGGTGCCCGTCGTGGGCTGAGTCCCGCCTTGCTGGGCGGGGGTCTGGGTGTTGTCTTCCATGAACTCCTGTCCTCCTGGGCGTGTGGCACGGGGGCCGCACGCCAGCCTGATACCTGCTTCCCGTGCAGGTCCGGTCCGGTGGACCGGGTGCATACGGCGCGGCAACACCTCAGTGTACCAGAGTCAAAGGACTTGCGGCAACTGCGATCTAAACGCGGTCCAGCGATACTTGCCGCGTGTCCGCCCTGACGGGCCCCAGTCCGGCGCTGGAGGGGGGTGCTTGACGAATTGGCGCAGGGCCCTCTATACTTCCCCACGCTTCACCCGACGGCGAAGCGAGTCAGAGCAGGACCCGTGTTGGGGCATCGTCTAATGGCAGGACACCAGTCTCTGACACTGTCGATCTAGGTTCGAGTCCTAGTGCCCCAGCCAGAACGCCCACCCGAAAGGGTGGGTTTTTTCTTGCCGTATGCCGGAGCGGTAGGTGTGCAGGCGCCGGATGAGATCCGGTGAGGGTACCCCCAACGGCGTGGCAGCGCTTCCAGCCCGGACGTGTCTTAGACTCCGGATCATGACCCAGACCCCCGCCCCGGAGTGGTACAAGAGCGCCGTCTTCTACGAACTCTCGGTCCGCACCTTCGCGGATGGCAACGGCGACGGCAAGGGCGACTTCCCCGGCCTGACCGGCAAACTCGACTACCTGCGCGGCCTGGGCGTGGATGTCCTGTGGATCCTCCCGTGCTACCCCAGCCCCCTGCGCGACGACGGCTACGACGTGGCCGACTACGTGGGTATCCACCCGGACCTGGGCACCCTGGACGACTTCAAGGTCTTCCTGCGCGAGGCCCACGCCCGCGGCCTGCGCGTCGTCACGGACTTCGTCACCAACCACACCAGCAGCGACCATCCCTGGTTTCAGGCGGCCCGGCGCGGCCCGACCCTCCCGGACGGCAGCCCCAACGAGTACTACGACTACTACGTCTGGAGCGACACCGGCACCGAGTACGCCGGGGCCAGGATCATCTTCACCGATACCGAGGTCAGCAACTGGACGCTGGACGAACAGAGCGGCCGCTACTACTGGCACCGCTTCTTCGCCAGCCAGCCCGACCTGAACTACGACAACCCCCGCGTGATCGAGGAGATCCTGAACGCCGCGCGCTTCTGGCTCGACCTCGGCGTGGACGGCTTCCGCGTGGACGCCGTGCCCTACCTGATCGAGCGGGAAGGCACCAACTGCGAGAACCTGCCCGAAACGCACGACATCCTCAAACGCTTCCGGCGCATGGTGGACGAGGACTACCCCGGGCGGGTCCTGCTGGCCGAGGCGAACCAGTGGCCCGAGGAGGTCGTCGAGTACTTCGGGACCGACGCCGACCCCGAATTCCACATGTGCTTCAACTTCCCCGTCATGCCCCGCCTGTACATGAGCCTGAAGAAGGAGGACACCACCTCCATCCGGGAGATCATGGAGCGCCTGCCCGCCATCCCCGCGTTCGGGCAGTGGGTGACGTTCCTGCGCAACCACGACGAACTGACCCTGGAGATGGTCACCGACGACGAACGCGCCTTCATGTACGCTGCGTACGCCCCGGACACCCGCATGAAGATCAACGTGGGCATCCGCCGCCGCCTCGCGCCGCTGCTCGACAACGACCGGCGCCGCGTGGAACTCCTGACCACCGTCCTGCTGGCCCTGCCGGGCAGCCCCATCCTGTACTACGGCGACGAGATCGGCATGGGCGACGACCTGTCCCTGGCCGACCGCAACGGCGTGCGCACCCCCATGCAGTGGAACGCGGGCATGAGCGGCGGGTTCTCCACCGCCACGCCGGACCAGTGCTTCTTCCCGCCCATCGGGGACGCCGTGTACGGCTACGGCCGCGTGAACGTGCAGAGCCAGGAACAGGATCCCAGCAGCCTCCTGAAATGGACCAGCCGCCAGCTGGAACTGCGCCGCCGCCACCCGGCCTTCGCGGTGGGCGACCTGACCTTCATTGACACGGACAATCCCGCCATCCTGGCTTTCACACGCCGCACCGGGGACGAGACCCTGCTGATCGTGAGCAACTTCGCCGCGAACGCCCAGGCGGTCCACCTGAACCTCGGCGACTACGCGGGGCGGGTGCCCGTCACCCTGGCCGGTGCCAGTCCCTTCCCGGCCATCGGGGAGGACCCGTACGCCATGATCCTCGGGAAGTACGACTACTACTGGCTGCGGCTGAACTGATCCGGACCTCCTGCGCCTCAGGCCGGGTGCAGCAGCGTACTCCGGGCCTCGAGGGCAATGCTGCCCGTGCTGTCCAGCCGGTCCAGCAGGGCGTCGAAGGTCCAGTCCTGCGCCCACACCCGCTTGAGGGCCTGGAGGGTCGCCGTGCCCGGCGCGAGGAACGGCGCGTCCTCGCCCCGCGCGGCGCCCGGGCGGCGCACCCGCACCATGCCGCCCACCGGCAACGACGCGCGGGCCACCGTGCGGTAGAACGCCTGCACCGCGTCGTCCATCAGGTACGACGTGCGGATCAGCGCCTGCGCCTGCGCCGCCAGGGGCTCCAGGGCGTCCTCGTCGATACGGGCCGGGCGGATCGGGGAAAAGAGTCGCCGCAGCTGCTCGGGCAGGTTCCCGCCCCGGTAGAAGGCCTCCTCGAACGCGGGCGGCACGATCACGCCCGGCGTACCCAGCGCCAGCAGGCGGGTCACCTCGGCCTGATCGGCGGCCGGGACGGCGGGAGCGTGGGCCTCCGCGAAGGTCAGCATGCCAGCAGCATAGCCCCGCTCACCCCATGCGGCTGCGCATCCAGGCCTTCACGCTGCTCGCCCCCGGCGTGTCCCGCACCAGCACCGCCGCGAAGCCCCCGTCAAAGGGGCACACGACGAGCACCCGGTCCTGGAATTCCAGCTGCGCGGCCTTCAGCGGCAGCCCGGTCCGCAGGTGCGGCGCGAGCGTCTGCGCGGCCGTCAGCAGGAACTTCAGGTACGTGCCCACCTGCGCGTTCAGCAGGTCCGGGGCGGTCAGCGGTTCACCCTGCGGGTCGAAGGCACACGCGGCTGTCACGCCCGGCAGGACGCTCAGGCCTGCCACGAACATCTGCGCCTGCTGTCGCACCCGGTCCGGGGTGGGCGGCGCGGCGACCACGGCCGCGCCACGTGCCCCTCCAGTGACCTGAACTGCCGGGGCCGGTGACGGCGTTCCCCCCTTAGGGACCGCCACGGGAGGAGAGGCGGCAGGTCGGGGTGGCGGGCGAGTGTCCGGGGCGTCGGCGGGCAGCACGTCCCGGCGCCCCAGCCAGCCCTGCAGCGCCGGGAACAGCACGCCGGGCCGCAGGGGCTTGCGCAGCACGTCCAGCACCTCCAGCGTCTCGGCCTCGGCGCGCAGGTCGGCTTCGATGATGCCGGTCATGAACGCCACGGGCAGCGCCGGGTGCGTGCGCCGCAACTGCCGCGCGAGGTCCACGCCGCTCATGCCCGGCATGCGGACGTCGGTCAGGACCAGGGCCGTGTCGGGGGTGAGGGCCTCCAGCGCCGCCGCCCCACTCTCGGCCGTGACGACCGTCATGTGCGGCGAGAGCAGGTACTCCAGGGTGTGGAGTACGCCAGGGCTGTCATCCACGATGAGGATCGTGGGTCGCCGGGCCGCCGCGTTGGTCATGTGTCCAGCCTAGCGGCCAGGGTGTATCAGCGGCTTCACAAACCGGCGCCCGACTGTGAAAATTATCACCCTGCACTCATCCGGGCGGGCGCGGCCACCACACAGCCCGCCGCTATCCTGCGCGTATGACCAGCTCCTGCCACCCTCGCCACGCGCCCGCCGGGAAGCACACGCCGCCCCGTCAGGCGGACGCCGCGTGAACGCCCTGCACCCCCTGCTGGCCCTCGACCCGCGCCTGCCCGCCGTGTGGGCCTGGGTACAGGTGCAGATGCGCCCCGACGCCGCGCACGACGACGCGCACCTGGCCCGCGTGGCCCGCTGGACCATCCGCTGCGCCCCCGATCAGGCGCCCGCGCTGGCCGTCGCCGCCGCCCTGACGCACGACGTCGTGAACCTCCCCAAGAACCACCCGGACCGCGCCCACGCCAGCGACCTCAGCGCCCAGGCGGTCCTGAGCCAGCTGCCCAGGCTGGGCTTCACCCCGGACGACGCCCGCTGCATCGCGGACGCCGTGCGCGACCACAGCTACTCGCGCGGCGCGACCCCCACCACCCCGCTGGGCCGCGCTCTACAGGACGCCGACCGGCTCGACGCGCTGGGCGCACTGGGTGTGCTGCGCGTCGCGGGCGTCGGCGGACAGCTGGGCCGCGCCCTGCTGCACCCGGACGACCCCTGGGCCGAGACGCGCGCCCCCGACGACCTCGCCTACACCATCGATCACTTCTTCACCAAACTGCTGCGCCTGGACGGCACGTTCCTGACCCCCGCCGGGCAGGCCGAGGCCAGACGCCGCACCCTGACCATGCGCGCCTTCCTCGCCGAACTCGCCAGCGAACTGGAAATCGCGCCGCCCCAGCAGGGGTGATGGTGACCGGTTGATGGTTGAGAGAGGTCACCTGCTCTCAACCATTGACCTTCAACCCTCTACTCCAGGTGCGCGTGGTCGTTGTACGTCACGAGCGCCCAGCGCGCCCCCGCCCCCCGCCCGGTGCGGGTCAGGGTGGTGAGGCTGGTGTGGGACAGCCCGTATGGGAACGGTAGGACGTAGCCGGGTTGCGGCCGGGCAGGCCAGCCGAACAGGTCGCACAGCAGCGCCCGGATCGCCGCGCCGTGCGTGAACGCGATCACGCGCCCGCCCGGCAGTTCCTCGGCCCAGTCGCGCAGGCGGGCGCCGACCTGCGACAGGCTCTCGCCGTCCGGGGCGGGCGTGCCCCACGGGTCCAGCTGCCACCGCGCGTAGCGGTCGTCGCCCAGGACCTCGTCGGTCGTGACGCCCTCGAACACCCCGAAGTGCAGTTCCCGCAGGCGGACATCCAGCGTCAACGGCGTGCCCGCCGGGAGGCTCAGCTCCGCCGTGCGGGCCGCGCGCGCCAGATCACTGCTGAACACCTGGTCGAACACCCGCCCCGCCAGCCGGGGCCGCAGACGCGCTGCCTGATCCTCTCCGGCCGCGCCCAGCGGCGTGTCGGACCAGCCCTGCCAGCGGCCCGCGCCGTTCCAGTCGGTCGCGCCGTGTCGCACCAGGGTCAGGTGCAACCCGTCAGTCACGCCCTCGGTCACGGGCGCGCCTCGAAGTCCGGCTCGGCGGCACTCGTGTCCTGACCCTCCGGCAGGGGGGGCACCGGGCGGGGCCTGCCGTGCTCATTGAGCGCCACGAACACGAAAAAGCCCGTCGTGGCCAGTTCCTGATCCCCGGTCGGCATGTGCTCGCGGTACACGTCCACGCGGATGGTCATGCTCGTGCGGCCCACCCGCACCACCTGCGCGTCCAGCGCCACGGCGTCCCCCACCCGGATCGGCACGTGGAAATCCACGCCGTCCATGCGGGCCGTCACGACGTTCCCCCCGGCGTGCCGCACCGCCGCGATGCTCGCCGCCTTGTCCATCAGGGACAGCACCCACCCGCCGAACGCGGTCCCGTGGTAGTTCGTGTCCTTCGGGAACACCAGTTCCAGCATGCGCGCCCGGCTGCGCGGCGCCTTCATCGTCTCGTCCATGTGTCCTCCCCGCGCCGCCCGTAGGCCGGGGGCACGTCAACCTTGACAGTGTACAGGGCGCCCCCAGAAACGGCGCCGGGCGTGCCTGCACCGGGAACAGGCTGCGCACGGCATGAAAAAAGGAGCCCCCGTGCGGGGACTCCCTTCAGACCCGGAGGGTCTTACCAGCGGTCGTTGCGGCGGCCGCCGAAGTCGCTCACAGGAGCGGCCTTCGTCACGACGATGTTCTTGGCCTGGGGGCCCTTACCACGCTGGCCGTCTTCGATGTCGAATTCGACTTCGTCGCCTTCGTTCAGCTTCTTGAAGCCGCTGCCCTGGATCGCGCTGAAGTGCGCGAAGATGTCGGGGCTGCCCTCGGACTGAATGAAACCGAAGCCTTTTTCCGCGTTAAACCATTTCACGATGCCTACTGCCATACTCCACTCCTTGTCTTCGCAACACGCAAAACACGCACGAGCTCTTGCCTCGTGCGCGGATCAATCATGCGTACTTGGAAAACTACAGGTCACAGTATACACGATCACGCCTGCACGTGTGTCACCCCCCCTGCCGTGACCTCCAGTCACGGGTCACGGTCGGCCCGCGCCGCCTCCCCCGGTACGGCCGACCGGCGGGGTTCGCTCCGGACATCGTTCAGGCACAGTCGGCCCATCAGTTCACCCAGGTGCGCCGCCGACACCGGCAGGACCACCCGGCCCTTGAGGTACAGCGCACTGTCACTCTGCACGTCCTGACGCACCACGTCCCGCAGGTACACGGTGTACGTACGGCCCTCCCGCGTGAAGCGCACGCGGTCCATGGTCCCCGGAACCCAGGTGAAACTCAGATTGGCTGCCGTCATGTGACACTCCTTGCTGGCCGCCGAAGCTCACCAGGGTTCCAGTGTGCGCCCTGAGCGCCCCGCCCGCACACCCAGACCCGACGCTCAGCGGACAGCGCGGCCCACGTCCACGCTGGCGTCCAGGGTCCCCAGCGCCTCGCCGGTCACGACCAGGGCGTCCGGCGTGACACGCACGTCCGTGACCTTCAGGGCGCGCAGCGTGCCGCCCAGGGTCACGCCGGGCGCCGGTGAGAACGGAAGCCGACCCTGAACCTGCGCCCGCACCGCGTCCAGGCGCGGCCGCAGGTCGAAACGGGCCGCCTGCGTCACGTAGGCCTGCGCGCGCGCGTCCGCCAGCCACGCCAGCACCCGCCCGGTCAGGCCCGCGCGGCGCGTCGTGACCGTCACGTTCCGCAGCGTCAGCACCTGCCCCGCCGCGTCCAGGGTGGGCGTGCCGCGCACGTCCGTCGTGGCGCTGAGCCGCAGGCCCAGCGGCCC from Deinococcus soli (ex Cha et al. 2016) encodes the following:
- a CDS encoding acyl-CoA thioesterase codes for the protein MDETMKAPRSRARMLELVFPKDTNYHGTAFGGWVLSLMDKAASIAAVRHAGGNVVTARMDGVDFHVPIRVGDAVALDAQVVRVGRTSMTIRVDVYREHMPTGDQELATTGFFVFVALNEHGRPRPVPPLPEGQDTSAAEPDFEARP
- the treS gene encoding maltose alpha-D-glucosyltransferase — protein: MTQTPAPEWYKSAVFYELSVRTFADGNGDGKGDFPGLTGKLDYLRGLGVDVLWILPCYPSPLRDDGYDVADYVGIHPDLGTLDDFKVFLREAHARGLRVVTDFVTNHTSSDHPWFQAARRGPTLPDGSPNEYYDYYVWSDTGTEYAGARIIFTDTEVSNWTLDEQSGRYYWHRFFASQPDLNYDNPRVIEEILNAARFWLDLGVDGFRVDAVPYLIEREGTNCENLPETHDILKRFRRMVDEDYPGRVLLAEANQWPEEVVEYFGTDADPEFHMCFNFPVMPRLYMSLKKEDTTSIREIMERLPAIPAFGQWVTFLRNHDELTLEMVTDDERAFMYAAYAPDTRMKINVGIRRRLAPLLDNDRRRVELLTTVLLALPGSPILYYGDEIGMGDDLSLADRNGVRTPMQWNAGMSGGFSTATPDQCFFPPIGDAVYGYGRVNVQSQEQDPSSLLKWTSRQLELRRRHPAFAVGDLTFIDTDNPAILAFTRRTGDETLLIVSNFAANAQAVHLNLGDYAGRVPVTLAGASPFPAIGEDPYAMILGKYDYYWLRLN
- a CDS encoding HD domain-containing protein, with protein sequence MNALHPLLALDPRLPAVWAWVQVQMRPDAAHDDAHLARVARWTIRCAPDQAPALAVAAALTHDVVNLPKNHPDRAHASDLSAQAVLSQLPRLGFTPDDARCIADAVRDHSYSRGATPTTPLGRALQDADRLDALGALGVLRVAGVGGQLGRALLHPDDPWAETRAPDDLAYTIDHFFTKLLRLDGTFLTPAGQAEARRRTLTMRAFLAELASELEIAPPQQG
- a CDS encoding histidine phosphatase family protein is translated as MTEGVTDGLHLTLVRHGATDWNGAGRWQGWSDTPLGAAGEDQAARLRPRLAGRVFDQVFSSDLARAARTAELSLPAGTPLTLDVRLRELHFGVFEGVTTDEVLGDDRYARWQLDPWGTPAPDGESLSQVGARLRDWAEELPGGRVIAFTHGAAIRALLCDLFGWPARPQPGYVLPFPYGLSHTSLTTLTRTGRGAGARWALVTYNDHAHLE
- a CDS encoding response regulator — translated: MTNAAARRPTILIVDDSPGVLHTLEYLLSPHMTVVTAESGAAALEALTPDTALVLTDVRMPGMSGVDLARQLRRTHPALPVAFMTGIIEADLRAEAETLEVLDVLRKPLRPGVLFPALQGWLGRRDVLPADAPDTRPPPRPAASPPVAVPKGGTPSPAPAVQVTGGARGAAVVAAPPTPDRVRQQAQMFVAGLSVLPGVTAACAFDPQGEPLTAPDLLNAQVGTYLKFLLTAAQTLAPHLRTGLPLKAAQLEFQDRVLVVCPFDGGFAAVLVRDTPGASSVKAWMRSRMG
- a CDS encoding cold-shock protein; translation: MAVGIVKWFNAEKGFGFIQSEGSPDIFAHFSAIQGSGFKKLNEGDEVEFDIEDGQRGKGPQAKNIVVTKAAPVSDFGGRRNDRW